In Brachyhypopomus gauderio isolate BG-103 chromosome 11, BGAUD_0.2, whole genome shotgun sequence, a single genomic region encodes these proteins:
- the tes gene encoding testin, translating to MEIEKEVKKMTLGHEVGAGAACLKCKDKCEGFALHFWRKICRNCKCGVEDHDVQLQSEENQKVGRLFEDTKYTGLIAKLKRDGVPTYPGHQVTISIATPAIGTALSVPAAATAAVLMPDIATSPGAPSGPAHGAAPSGPAHGAAPSGPAHGAAPSGPAHGAAPSGPAHGAAPSGPAHGAAPCGPAHGAAPCGPAHGAAPCGHAHGAAPCGHAHGAAPCGHAHGAAPCGHAHGAAPCGHAHGAAPCGHAHGAAPCGHTHGTPSGPAQGAPCGHAHGASFVPAPGAPSIHTPVATAPFTPAAMPARKDVVKAITYDWAPPGVDQSLALRYMELLPPERRPVAGTQGADYRKKQMAKQLPEHDQDPARCHELSPAEVKQMQQYVRKYKDEALGIGDLTLPEEMAAAAGPAGAKGLQSPAAGAQPGAGDQGSAVAAVGRAGMPGAPGAGSSGPAGSYTCHHCQQDMRHGEPAVYAERAGYDRLWHPACFVCCTCEELLVDMIYFWKKGRLFCGRHYGDSEKPRCGGCDELIFSNEYTQAEGQNWHLKHFCCFDCDCVLAGETYVMEKDKPICKPCYMKNHAVHCTACQGPIEPEAQRVSYGEHHWHAEAGCFRCSGCSKCLTGQRFMALQDKLLCSVECKKKVMAS from the exons AAAAATCTGCCGGAACTGTAAGTGTGGGGTTGAGGATCATGATGTGCAGTTGCAGTCCGAGGAGAACCAGAAGGTGGGCCGTCTGTTTGAGGACACCAAGTACACGGGCCTCATCGCCAAGCTGAAGAGAGACGGCGTGCCCACCTACCCAGGCCACCAGGTCACCATATCCATCGCCACCCCTGCGATTGGCACTGCTCTGTCTGTCCCGGCAGCAGCAACTGCAGCTGTGCTCATGCCTGATATTGCCACCAGCCCTGGTGCTccctctggccccgcccacgGTGCAGCTccctctggccccgcccacgGTGCAGCTccctctggccccgcccacgGTGCAGCTccctctggccccgcccacgGTGCAGCTccctctggccccgcccacgGTGCAGCTccctctggccccgcccacgGTGCAGCTCCCTGTGGCCCCGCCCACGGTGCAGCTCCCTGTGGCCCCGCCCACGGTGCAGCTCCCTGTGGCCACGCCCACGGTGCAGCTCCCTGTGGCCACGCCCACGGTGCAGCTCCCTGTGGCCACGCCCACGGTGCAGCTCCCTGTGGCCACGCCCACGGTGCAGCTCCCTGTGGCCACGCCCACGGTGCAGCTCCCTGTGGCCACGCCCACGGTGCAGCCCCCTGTGGCCACACCCATGGTACACCCTCTGGCCCTGCCCAAGGTGCACCCTGTGGCCACGCCCACGGCGCTTCCTTTGTGCCTGCTCCAGGTGCCCCATCTATCCACACCCCTGTTGCCACTGCCCCTTTCACCCCTGCAGCGATGCCTGCCAGGAAGGATGTGGTCAAAGCCATCACCTACGATTGGGCTCCCCCTGGGGTTGACCAGAGCTTG GCCCTGCGCTACATGGAGCTGCTTCCCCCAGAGCGCAGACCCGTCGCCGGCACGCAAGGTGCCGACTACCGCAAGAAGCAAATGGCCAAGCAGCTGCCGGAGCACGACCAGGACCCGGCACGCTGCCACGAGCTCTCGCCCGCCGAGGTCAAACAGATGCAGCAGTACGTGCGCAAGTACAAGGACGAGGCCCTGGGGATCGGAGACCTGACCCTGCCGGAGGAGATGGCCGCCGCTGCTGGCCCCGCCGGGGCGAAGGGTCTTCAGAGTCCGGCCGCCGGTGCCCAGCCTGGAGCAGGAGACCAGGGCTCGGCAGTGGCGGCTGTAGGCAGGGCCGGTATGCCGGGGGCTCCAGGAGCTGGGAGCAGCGGCCCTGCTGGTAGCTAT ACCTGCCACCACTGCCAGCAGGACATGAGGCACGGTGAGCCGGCCGTCTACGCCGAGCGGGCCGGCTACGACAGGCTGTGGCATCCCGCCTGCTTCGTGTGCTGCACGTGTGAGGAGCTGCTGGTGGACATGATCTACTTCTGGAAGAAGGGACGGCTGTTTTGTGGCCGCCACTACGGCGACAGTGAGAAGCCTCGCTGCGGAGggtgtgatgag CTCATCTTCAGTAATGAGTACACTCAGGCTGAGGGACAGAACTGGCACCTGAAGCATTTCTGCTGTTTCGACTGTGACTGTGTTCTGGCGGGAGAGACCTACGTTATGGAGAAGGACAAGCCCATCTGCAAGCCCTGCTACATGAAGAACCACGCTGTG caCTGCACGGCGTGCCAGGGTCCCATAGAGCCCGAGGCGCAGCGCGTGTCCTACGGCGAGCACCACTGGCATGCCGAGGCCGGCTGCTTCCGCTGCTCGGGCTGCTCCAAGTGCCTGACGGGCCAACGCTTCATGGCCCTGCAGGACAAGCTGCTCTGCTCCGTCGAGTGCAAGAAGAAGGTCATGGCTAGTTAA